In one Bordetella pertussis 18323 genomic region, the following are encoded:
- a CDS encoding succinate dehydrogenase iron-sulfur subunit yields the protein MSTKRIVKFEIYRYDPDKDERPYMQKLEVELQPTDKMLLDALVRIKNDVDDSLALRRSCREGVCGSDAMNINGKNGLACTTNLLELKEPIVLKPLPGLPVIRDLIVDMTHFFNQYHSIRPYLINDTPPPEKERLQSPEAREELDGLYECILCACCSTSCPSFWWNPDKFVGPAGLLQAYRFIADSRDEATGARLDNLEDPYRLFRCHTIMNCVDVCPKGLNPTKAIGKIKELMVRRTV from the coding sequence ATGAGCACTAAACGAATCGTTAAGTTCGAAATCTACCGCTACGATCCTGACAAGGACGAGCGTCCGTACATGCAGAAGCTGGAAGTCGAACTCCAGCCGACCGACAAGATGCTTCTCGATGCGCTGGTGCGCATCAAGAACGACGTGGACGACAGCCTGGCGCTGCGCCGGTCGTGCCGCGAGGGCGTGTGCGGTTCGGATGCCATGAACATCAACGGCAAGAACGGCCTGGCCTGCACCACCAACCTGCTGGAGCTGAAGGAACCCATCGTCCTGAAGCCGCTGCCCGGCCTGCCCGTAATCCGCGACCTGATCGTGGACATGACGCACTTCTTCAATCAGTACCACTCGATCCGCCCCTACCTCATCAACGACACGCCGCCGCCCGAGAAAGAGCGCCTGCAGTCGCCCGAGGCGCGCGAGGAACTCGATGGCCTGTACGAGTGCATCCTGTGCGCGTGCTGCTCGACGTCGTGCCCGTCGTTCTGGTGGAACCCGGACAAGTTCGTCGGCCCGGCCGGCCTGCTGCAGGCCTACCGCTTCATCGCCGACAGCCGCGACGAAGCAACCGGTGCCCGCCTGGACAACCTGGAGGATCCGTACCGCCTGTTCCGCTGCCACACCATCATGAACTGTGTCGACGTCTGTCCCAAGGGTCTCAATCCGACCAAGGCGATCGGCAAGATCAAGGAACTGATGGTCCGTCGTACGGTCTAG
- a CDS encoding succinate dehydrogenase assembly factor 2: MSRLTELQRARLRWRARRGLLENDLIITRYLDACEDQLTDEDVTALTQLFELGDNDLLDLLLAREEPEGALDTPRLRAIIDRMREL, encoded by the coding sequence ATGAGCAGGCTTACGGAATTGCAGCGGGCTCGTCTGCGTTGGCGAGCACGACGTGGCCTGCTGGAGAACGACCTCATCATCACCCGGTATCTGGATGCCTGCGAAGACCAGCTTACCGACGAAGACGTAACGGCGCTGACGCAGCTCTTCGAGCTTGGAGACAACGATCTGCTTGATCTGCTGCTGGCGCGCGAGGAGCCGGAGGGAGCGCTGGACACTCCCCGGCTGCGCGCCATCATTGACCGGATGCGAGAGCTCTGA
- a CDS encoding citrate synthase, which produces MNLSDKKATLSFSDGSAPIEFPVYKGTVGPDVIDIRKLYGQTGMFTFDPGFMSTAACASGITYIDGDKGELLYRGYPIEQLAVNCDFLDICYLILNGELPNGGQKQDFDSQVTHHTMVNEQLHFFLRGFRRDAHPMAVLTGLVGALSAFYHDSTDITNPHHRHVSAIRLIAKMPTLVAMAYKYSQGQPFIYPQNDLSYTGNFLRMMFATPCEEYKVNDVVERALDRIFILHADHEQNASTSTVRLCGSSGTNPFAAIAAGVACLWGPAHGGANEACLQMLEELQANGGVAKVGEFMEKVKDKNSGVRLMGFGHRVYKNYDPRAKLMQETCKEVLVALGLENDPLFKLAMELERIALEDDYFVQRKLYPNVDFYSGIVQRAIGIPTSLFTAIFALARTVGWIAQWNEMLSDPDYKIGRPRQLFTGSVTRDVPGMDKR; this is translated from the coding sequence ATGAACCTGTCTGACAAAAAAGCCACGCTATCCTTTTCGGACGGCAGCGCTCCTATCGAATTCCCAGTCTACAAGGGTACGGTCGGCCCGGACGTGATCGACATCCGCAAGCTGTATGGCCAGACGGGTATGTTCACGTTCGACCCCGGCTTCATGTCCACCGCCGCCTGCGCCTCGGGCATTACCTACATCGACGGCGACAAGGGCGAACTGCTGTACCGCGGCTATCCCATCGAGCAGCTGGCCGTCAATTGCGACTTCCTCGACATCTGCTACCTGATCCTCAACGGCGAGCTGCCCAACGGCGGCCAGAAGCAGGATTTCGACTCGCAGGTGACCCATCACACGATGGTCAACGAGCAGCTGCATTTCTTCCTGCGCGGCTTCCGCCGCGACGCGCACCCGATGGCGGTGCTGACGGGCCTGGTGGGCGCGCTGTCGGCCTTCTACCACGACTCGACCGACATCACCAACCCGCACCATCGCCACGTCTCGGCCATCCGCCTGATCGCCAAGATGCCGACGCTGGTCGCCATGGCGTACAAGTATTCGCAAGGCCAGCCGTTCATCTATCCGCAGAATGACCTGTCGTACACCGGCAACTTCCTGCGCATGATGTTCGCGACCCCGTGTGAAGAGTACAAGGTCAATGACGTCGTCGAGCGCGCGCTCGATCGCATCTTCATCCTGCATGCGGACCACGAGCAGAACGCTTCGACCTCGACGGTGCGCCTGTGCGGTTCGTCGGGCACCAATCCGTTCGCCGCCATCGCCGCCGGCGTGGCGTGCCTGTGGGGCCCGGCTCACGGCGGCGCCAACGAAGCCTGCCTGCAGATGCTCGAAGAACTGCAGGCCAACGGCGGTGTGGCCAAGGTCGGCGAGTTCATGGAAAAGGTCAAGGACAAGAACTCGGGCGTGCGCCTGATGGGCTTTGGCCACCGCGTCTACAAGAACTACGATCCGCGCGCCAAGCTGATGCAGGAAACGTGCAAGGAAGTCCTGGTGGCGCTGGGCCTGGAGAACGACCCGCTGTTCAAGCTGGCCATGGAACTGGAGCGCATCGCCCTGGAAGACGACTACTTCGTGCAGCGCAAGCTGTACCCGAACGTCGACTTCTACTCGGGTATCGTGCAACGCGCCATCGGCATCCCGACCTCGCTGTTCACGGCCATCTTCGCGCTGGCCCGCACGGTGGGCTGGATCGCCCAGTGGAACGAAATGCTGTCCGACCCCGACTACAAGATCGGCCGTCCGCGCCAGCTGTTCACCGGTTCGGTCACGCGCGACGTGCCCGGCATGGACAAGCGCTGA